In one window of Palaemon carinicauda isolate YSFRI2023 chromosome 2, ASM3689809v2, whole genome shotgun sequence DNA:
- the LOC137629835 gene encoding protein anon-73B1-like, protein MAIDPSLTETDIFDEVLKYGLFLGAIFQLVCIGAVIFVPSRDDRRDGDSSDDDGSDHGSPHTSPPHRGHNQHHRRKQDKKKRR, encoded by the exons ATGGCAATTGACCCTTCGCTCACAGAAACCGACATTTTCGACGAAGTATTGAAATATGGGTTGTTCTTGGGTGCCATATTTCAACTAGTGTGCATCGGGGCAGTGATATTCGTCCCGAGCAGAGATGACAGACGG GACGGTGATTCAAGCGATGATGATGGCTCAGACCATGGGTCCCCCCATACATCTCCTCCACACAGAGGCCACAATCAGCATCACCGCCGAAAGCAGGACAAGAAAAAGAGGCGTTAG